In a genomic window of Geothermobacter hydrogeniphilus:
- a CDS encoding transposase: MFNAEIHHRRSIRLRNYDYSSAGAYFITICTFERECLFGEVTNGDVCLNRAGLCVGTIWNSLPERFPDVEVDAFVVMPNHIHGVIVINEKTQKVGAIHELPLRDDNTMRKSHRLARRTMTLPKVVGYLKMNSAKRINQWRDNPGVPVWQRNYYERIIRDDRELDGIRRYIADNPVRWEEDENHPRRINPPS, encoded by the coding sequence GTGTTTAACGCCGAAATTCATCACCGTCGTTCCATTCGATTGCGCAATTATGATTACAGCAGTGCCGGTGCATATTTCATCACAATTTGCACGTTTGAACGGGAATGTCTGTTCGGTGAGGTCACGAACGGGGACGTGTGTTTGAATAGGGCCGGTCTGTGCGTTGGGACGATCTGGAATTCATTGCCGGAAAGGTTTCCCGACGTCGAGGTGGATGCCTTCGTTGTCATGCCGAACCATATCCACGGGGTCATCGTGATCAACGAAAAGACCCAGAAGGTAGGGGCAATTCATGAATTGCCCCTACGGGACGACAACACCATGCGCAAATCCCACCGGTTGGCTCGGCGCACAATGACCCTTCCAAAGGTTGTCGGTTACCTGAAAATGAATTCGGCCAAACGCATCAATCAATGGCGCGATAACCCCGGGGTTCCGGTCTGGCAACGCAATTATTACGAACGGATCATCCGGGACGACCGGGAATTGGACGGTATCCGGCGGTACATTGCCGACAACCCGGTGAGATGGGAAGAGGACGAGAACCATCCGAGGCGGATTAACCCGCCGTCGTAG